Part of the Candoia aspera isolate rCanAsp1 chromosome 1, rCanAsp1.hap2, whole genome shotgun sequence genome, GATACGGCATTATATGAAACATGAATAAATGTAGCTTTGATTCAGTATGATAAAAAGCTCTCTTACTGTGCCCATGCATAAAAGATTCCCAAAGAAATTGGTGTCCTGTTTCTTGAGAGAACTTTAAAATCCAGACCCTGATTAATTTGAACAGTATTAGCACTGCAATCCTATTCATATCTAGACAAAACAAAGCTCAGCTGAGTTTATGGGGACTTACTCTCAAGTAAGTGTATATAGAATTGAAGGTTAAGATGGAGCAAGGTGCGGAGATATGGGAAGGACATAGAATATACCCATCCCCTACATCATGACATGTGCATCAGCATACATGCTGGGTAGTGgtggaaaaagaaataagagTGCTGTGAGAGTCCACCTACAGTTGTAGGACACTCGTTTTCACATGGAAAAACATTGGAAATACTGTATCTATAGTTAACATATAAAAATGGGATCCATGTGCGGTCTCAACAGCAACAACATCTGAAGAAAATTCCATAATTGGGGCCcgcataaatatacaaatatgctAACCATCTCCCTAAACTCATTTAAAACTAAGATTTCCTTCCCCCACATTATTTACTTGTTgaagaaagtattttatttaattgttcaacCAGACAAATTTCTCAATATTAAAGTAAATGTAGCCTCTGAAAAATCAcaagtttttttcccttcttcattttttcctttttgaaaaaaacaaaaacaaaaagttctTTGCACGTTTTAAATGATATGTGACTAAATCTGAACAAGCATGTTGATAAAATAACTCACCTTCCACAGTAAGAACACCAACAAAGCAAGCATTAACAACCCAGCAAGAATAGCAACCAAGATGATCCACCAAGGAACTCCTTTATATAAAGCTACTGTTTTTGCAGGAAAGACAGTAACCCGTACCTAcgaaagaagcagaaaaagatgTCATTTCCCAGGGAAAAGTTAGCCAATGTGTTACAATATTGATTCTACATGTATATTGAAGCACTCAGGACTTTTTGTCCACTTGtaattttccagatgtgttggattacttATTCCATTATATCCAGGAAGTTGGGCTCTTGACCatgctgggaattatagtctAAACGTCTGGAGGATATCAGGTAGAGTAAGGCTCCCTTTGAATTACAAAATAGTGCAAAgctattttcaaattatttctcgATAATATTACAAACTAGAAGAACTATCCTCTTTCCCCACACATACTTTTTTGAAATCTGCACATTCTTACTAGAACCTGTGGGAGCTCAGCTTTGAATGATACTACACACTGTCATAGCAGCGAACAACGTGAAGAGGAAGCAACTGCAGGACTTTGGGGGAGATATGGAGAACTGAcgatggctctgcaaaagtggagccgACACTCGCGGccaagaccaaggaactggtgagtagaccagtcccttggaacctctccagataaggagagaacaggagattgcccatatgtgctctggacagctcctccttgcaaggagactgcaggacatcagttttccatgggtttgagcactgggagatgatgggatcatccatcttgctcacaaccgcgGCAAAGCTTTTTAAAGGACGCTAAGTTTGAAAACCTaactttctaatcacttctggaaattgcttattaatcattttaaagctattagagacctctgaaatgacaagtttgaaaagtcttcaatgggtgagtttatcttcaactctgaacaagagaaaaattaattataagcttaagaacttaaagaatctgaaataaacagcaaaaagctaaataggatTTTGAGCTTTTGCCTCCCCAAAACAGTGCCACAGAGATTCTTTGGGAACCAGTTTTGGAAATGATTAATTTCTGAAATGCTATTTGAGGAAAAGGAGTGAATAGAATTATTGACCAAAGTGGCTAGTGCTTTCCAGGTTTGTATGTGTTGTTCTAGCCCACTGAAAGGGTCTTACAGACATTGCCTAGAGTATTTtcagatggagggagggagggagggagggagggagggaaggcaggcaggcaggcaggctggctggctttcCAGTGAATGACTCTTATGACAGTCTTAAGTAGAGAAATAGTGCAGACTCACACTTGTAGCTTCATTTGTCAGCTTGAGGTTATCCACAGCAGAGATGCCAATTCTAGCTTTAACAGGAATGTCTAGATAGTTCATTTTATAGAATTCCTGTagagtagcaaaaaaaaaaaggctgtcttTAGAACAAATAAAAGAACTCAGTTCAAAACTGTGTAAGGTACATTTATGGAACCTACCTCTAAGAAAGTGCTGTTCCACAACCTTGAGCGCAGTACCACTAAGGCTTTACTGTCTAAGCCTTGCAAGGAACATGTTATGTTGACACAGTTTGCCTCTTCATTGCATTCCTGCAAATAATACACAAAATGTTTCCAAGAGAGCTTAACTCAAAAGCAGATATACAGTACTTTTTGCAAGGTTTCTGCAGTCCTAAGACAGAGAAAGCCAATTTTTTCAAAGCAAATGGAAAACCATTCATAGAGCAATCCTAAAATGAGAAGAAAGACGAAATCTGTATGGAGGGAAGAGAGAAGcagctttctgtctttttttccttgttgagCTTTCTGATGGCCCACATCATGGCTTGGGTTCCAATGGGTACAAAATTCACTTCAGGTGTTTGTGGATGGCATAGTTTTGCTACTGGCTTGGGAGCGTGTCTGTGGAACAGGAATACTGGATCCAAGCCTTTTCCAGTCTGCTGTTGCACATCCCATTTTGCCCAACCCTGAAGTGGCAGGAATTTCCATGCTCACAACAAGGAGGCATAGGAAAATCACTCTGTTTCCTGAAATGTTCTCACTGGAACTAAGGGATTGCAGCCTTATAGCCTCAGGTTTATTCTACTGCTATTGCTCTAGTCATGTGGTTGGACAAAAGCCTACTTTCACTAATTCCACTAAAGAATAAATTCAGTAAATGTGAATACAACAGCAAAACCGACAGAAGACTGAGGGGTTATTTTCATAAAACGTCTTTCTATCTTTCTGCCTAGTTTTAAATTTACaaatggcttatttatttacttacttacttatttttgtcccttcgagtcagtcttaactcctggcaactgcccggacaggtccttgcagttttcctggcaagatttttggaagtggtttgcccttccctccttcctagggctgagagagagggcctggcccaaggtctcccagctggcttcatgcctaaggaaggactagaactcacactcccctggtttctagcctagtgcctttaaccactacaccaaactggctcactccAAACGGGtaatactaataataaaataGGTAGCCTTTACATGCTTTCTCATGTCTCAAGCAGTCACAGACTGGAACTTAGTTTTCAATCAATCCTTAATCTGACAGTGCGTGGACTAATCTGAGAAAAATTATGCTACATAAAATTATGCATCTTTAAGATGCCAGAAAACTCTTTGGGTGTTTGGAATTTTTAAATATAGGCGTTTTACATGTGCTAAATATAGTTTAATAGGTGTACTTGACAATAGATTGCATTTAGTAGATTTTGAAATCTGAAAGAAACAAAGCAAGTGTGGAATTCCTGTTATTTTAGTGCACACGCATCATCGCTGGTTCCAAAAATAAATACTGAGGGGGAAGTTGATAAGGCAATTTGTCACTGGTTAAATAAGTGCTCACCAATGTCTTATACTTTCTTTCTGGAAACAAAGAAAAGCTTTTGCTACCGTCTGTCCGCTTCTCTGCAACTTCACGTTTTATCCGAGAATTTTGAGACCCCTAGAAATATGAACAGGCTTACAGAAGTAGTCAACATAAAGCGCACTGcagacaattaaaaaataaacaaaaacaaccacTTAAGGCAGAATTCACTACTGAATTCTGTAGCCAATTTCACAACCATTTGTTAAGtttccattttaatatatttatcaaAAGTCTTTATAGATTTTATCTTGAGCAGAAGTGGGTAGGCAGGGTAAATGACAAAAGAAGGGTCATACCATTGGGACCCAAGGTACACCCATTTCATACAAGTGTCATGACATCAAACACACTTATGAAAGGTGCGGAGCTTATGGCGTGtttctgctttcatcattttgatgaaagtcaCCCCTGATCTTGAAGCAgattacaacaatatttgaagggGGGGAAATCCatttaaagcaatataaaaacagTATCAGAAGATAAGGGCAATCCACTAAAAAGTATAAGGAGTTAAATGttaaagaaagcaaatataaatcaacatgtttttaaaaggcaTCTAAAACATACCGGTATTAGGACCTGGAGGAAATGTTATTCAACAAGGCAGGTGTCACTACTTAGAAAGCTCTCCTCCATGGCATTGCCAAGTGACTTAGAGCAGGGCCTTCCCTCAGCCTCAAAGGGACCTTGATGCTGGGGTTATGGGACACATTCTTTCAGGTAGCCCAGTCCTGGGCTGTTTAGCGCCTAGCAACCTCTGCCCTAGGCCCACGAGGACCAAAGATAAAATAACTACACTGGCAGCATGTAATCATTTAGATGTGGGTTTACTGTACTGTACTATCTTCTGCCAAGAGCGGAAAATAGAACTTGTtgggatagagcagtgtttctcaaccttggcagctttaagctgtgtggactttgctggctggggaattctgggagttgaagtccacacagctttaaagttgccaagattgagaaacactgggataaagGTTGCAGAATGGAATGCATacagaaattaaaaagcaaaagactaTGAAAATTCCACAGGTTATTTATGTGCAGGTGTGCTCTTCctcaagagaaaggaaggaaaactttTCTCTGTCCACATTCTCTGCTTCTCATTCCCACAGATACTGTATGCTACACTTCCCTGCAGTTCCAGACATTAAGTGAAATGTTACCAGGGTAGCAGGACTTGCCTAAATACTGTGCCAAGGAAACTGGCAAAAGTCTACAGTTGTTTCATGCATTATTCAAGAAGCCAAAGTTCGAGCCAACCCCATCACCAACTCCACAATCCTTTATAAACACCACAGAACAGCCATTATAATTCAAAAATATGCAGTTGCATTCATTTACCTGAACTTTCAAAAGGTTTATTTCATCTTGAGGAGTACACTGTAATTCTCCTAATTCCTTCGAATGAATGGAAACCAAATAGAGCAACCACTTGCCTCCTTTCAGTTCTTTCGGCCACATAATTTCCAAGAAAGCTGTACCAAATGTCTTCAGTGGTTTACCTAAGTTAGTGATctatcagaaataaaatacatgcatttGCTCATATTAATTAATAGATGCCCCCTTAAAAACTATCGTGTAATATAAGTGCAAATATTCCAATTTACTATGaatctgtttcctttttgctTATTATGGCAATACAGTATAAAACTCTCATTTCAGCCTTCTCCAGTATGGTCTTTTCCAAATGTCTTGGTTAGGCTGAAAAAGGTGGCTCAGCTTCCAATACAGTCATATACAGTATCAGTTATGATATAtgacccattttatttattttgcttgcatCTTTGGTTTTGAGAAAAATCTAACAGAATTAAAATCACTTGAAGGTATGATTTCAAAAGCCAGTATGTTTCATATAAGCAGCTTGACTGAAGGCAGGTGAGTCCTGGGGACTAGAAACATCTGAAATCAGCATTTCTAGTGATTCCTATTGCTAAGAAACATCATTCATTTGGAAATTCTCCTTCTGTTCATGGAAGAGGACTCTGATGCACCAAAGATTCCTGCTGATAGAAGGGAGTTACTGTAACTCTTTGGATCGCCTCCCCCAACTCCATTCTCTTGAGTCCAACAATTGTCTGGAGCAGGTTTATTGGAAGCTACCATGgactaaaaggggaaaaaaatacctcCCCATTACCAGTGTGAGAATCCCGTGAGCAGAGTTCCTGTCATGGAAACTTCAGTTCCGAGTCACTACATTTACACAATAGTTACTAAGGAGTGAGCTCTCCTCTCATTCAggttctctccttccctctctcttctttctctctaacAGCACGTGTATACTTCCCAATCAAATAGACTGGATGCAGCGTAGATACACTCCATAAAGATGGAAATTTGCAGCTATTCTGAGATACAAATGTCTTGGGTAAATACAATTATTTGTAAGTCCTAAGAACATATCCAGAACCACCTACCACCAAGGGATGGTTATTAAGTAACAGTAAACATAACTTTTAATGCTAGCAGGTATTGTTTCTTAATCACTATACAGTTTGGGATTTCCCCCTATCCCTtcaaatatttctaaggaatatgcatttAACAGTACATCTAAAAGATGTGTAATTGTTTGAATATAAAATGCAAAGGTTCCGAGTTCTAAAACCttattttatctctgtttttaagCACCCAACTTCACTGGTTGATTTCAAGCATTGATATACTGTACCTACATGCACAGATGAATATCTGTACATTGCTTTTTGAGAAAAGCAAGGGCCAGCTTCTCCCCAGTGATGgtctttaaaaaatgccattgAGATACAAAGGCTGGACCATGTGTGAAGTTTCAAGAAGATTATTTGAACACCAAAAAagaaataacctttttttttctagaaGCCAACTTACCCTGAACTCATATTCAATTAAACTACCGATGTCATCTTCAGATTTCATTGCACTTTCCCCAATGATATTACCTCCAAAATATACCTGGGAAGGCTTAGCAACcctattgttaaaaaaaaccacacaaacaTATGTAAATGACCTTTAAAAGGGACTATCTGTAGCACTGATTTGTTAAGCCAGCTATGACACTTACCCTGTAAGTGATAAAAGCAGTTCAATAACTACTTTAGCTTTTGCAGTAATTGGTTCCAAATTAGTCTGATTGCTTGTTCtgcaacaaaaaggaaacaaaaggacaCTTTCAAAGAATAGTTCAAAATAGTTATACTATTTTCATGTTATAATTCAGATGCCTACACAACCTATTCATGGTCATATCAGAATATTAGAAACAGATTAGAAAACATGATAAatccagttaaaaaaaatcttacgtTTCCAGTTTCAGATTGATGTCCAGCTCTTTCGTATCAACATTAACTTTAGTTGTacttaaaatcacataaaatgtCACCTGAAAAGGGAATAAGAGGAGTGATTTCACCACATTGCTGGCATAAATCTTATAAGCCATAACTGATTTATTTGCTGGGATTGATTAAAATCAGACAGACATAATTGAAGTACTGGTAGCAATCTCTTATTTGTTATTCGAATTTACTAAAGCCAATGCTTTACCAAGAGGTTTTACAGTAAGTATTGTATAATTTCtaactttttacattttttacacacacacacacacacaccccttttttgctgaaagatgctccttctttttaaaaattactgttaTGGCTTCTGCCATAAATAGGGAATAAGGAGTAGCTGCTTTGCTTAATTTTGGGTATGTTTTATCATAACAGATATTTatggttcttttattttttaaactcaactatttttttaatgagGGGGTAGTATACTTCAACTATCAGAAATGTAGGGCACTCTGATATTCAGTCATCCCATTCTCAGAGATAAAAGAAACCATATTTACAGTAGAATTTCTTCTGAAAGGATTTCCAAGTTCACACTCCACTTGAGAACCATTTGGATTAGCACCACAGGTAAGCAGTTTTTCCTGAATTAATAAAGGACAGGTGCATCAAGGCAAAATTAAGTGAAACAGTATCTTTGAACATCCTCATCATTTGGTGGAATTATTTACCGGAAAGCTGTTCCACTCCCTGAAAGCAGAATAAATCAAGCTATCTGGAAATGTTGCTAAGAATTTTGCTGCATGCGCATCTTCGCCATCTTTCATGGGGTACATTGCATTGGACGGACTGTTGGTCACTGTGATTTCAAGGGCGATATCTCTCTGGTCTTTGAGAACAAGCACCGGGACATTGTTTTCCCTGGAAAAGCAGAACTGAGTCACATCACTGGGAACTGGAGGGTAGAGGTGTTAGTATCACATTCTTGCAAATTCCTTCTGTCAAACTTACATGGGGAAATAGGCAAATTTGTCCTCATTTCCCTCTTTGGTGCAAAATCTGTAATGCATCTTCAAATTGCTGTGGCACACATTGTCTGATCCACAGCCCTCTTTCAGGAACTGCACCTACAAAGAGCACAAGTTCGGCGGTTTGATTTCAAATGCCACATGTGATTTAATGAAAAGCAGTGGATGgatgttattttaatttgctttattttatataattcagATACTTATATAACACCAGTCAGCTACCTCATATTCAGGCAACTTTATACATACAAccataaataggaaaataattcAGACACATTATCAAATAGATCCCTCCCATCACACAGTGTTCAATCCACAGTAAACTACCTTCAGTTCCTCCTACTGTGTTTCCCTTCATTTCCACAAACTAGTGCCTCTGCCACACTACCAGAATGGGATGGGAGACATTTCCCCATCTTGTACTTTACTTCAGGAACGTTTAGATCCAGGAACTGCACAGGCAAATCAGTGGTGGCAATCTGTCACCAACGCTATCCTCTAGCCCACCAACAGTTCTCAACACGAAGAAGTCAGCATTCCACTCATCAGGAGCGCTGGGGCTGCCTTGTGTTGGGACGAGCACACCAAGGTCAGGGACAGGGGAGTTTCTCGACTCTTAGCAGAGCACAACAGTACAATACCGTGGGAATGAGAGTGCACAGCCACCAGTGTGCTGAAGAGGAACATAATTCAATGCTCATTTCAAGGAGGAGATGCAAAGTACAATGGTGAGAATGCTGGTAGAACACACAAGGATCTTCATTCTTATTTGTACTGTGAAGCcattttatctgtctgtctgtctgtctgtctgtctgtctgtctatctatctatctatctatctatctatctatctatctatctatctatctatctatcacatttctaccaccgcccatctccctccccaaaaagggggactctgggcggtttacaataaaattgaccatttaaaaccatcagtgaataaattaccaaacaaacaaccaagataataaaataataaataataaagatatttTATCATCTCGATCAAGGCAAGGAGGATCTACATTTCATTTCCTGTGCTTGCAGCCTTCTTTTCTTGACAAAATAGCTTATACTGGTACTGACTGAAGTGGCAAATGTTGCTGAGATAATAGTGCCTTTTTCTATAGGTTTTCTAAGCATGATATAACATAACTAATAAGAGTCATATAGAAGTCTAGAGTAAAGACTCAATAAATAACTGACCTCTGCATGAATAGTGTTGGGCTCACTAGCATCCAGAATTGGAAGGAGGTCTGGTAGCGATCTTCCCTGTCTTCTCCTGGGCTGTAAGGAGGTCTCAGGAGTATGAATTGCAATGCTAAGAGATACAGGAATTGGACGCAATTTATCTTTGATTTTTTCCTAAGAAATAAGGGAGGAGGTTCTGATTAATACATGGAATATATTCCATCTGGGTTGATTTGAAACTTGCTAATACATGCTATCACAAAACTCGAATATAatgctattcattcattcattcaacaatttataggctgcccaactaccaatgattctgggtggcttacaattaaaaggttttttttaaatacaaaagatGAAAAAGAGATCATGAATGGCCCAACCACAACATATAACTAAAACACCCATCCAGCATGGGTTCAACCTTCACCCTGCCCCCAAACCAGGGAGCCAGGTCCTTAATAGGTTCCTGAACATCACCAAGGTGAGAACCACCTGGATCAATTAGATGTGTTTCCAATGCCACCAATTCAGGTGATATTTTAAAGATGCAGGCTGGCTTGTCTAAAATAAAGACATTCCCCATCCCAATTTTAAAGAGCTGGTACACATTCTCtaagatatacagtatagtgAATTACATGTCTCCTAGAATTATATAAAGGCTCACATGAAAACTGAAGTTAACCATAGGAACCAACACTGTTTTGTCTAGCTTTCTTTCCCGCCTCATCCTTAATGCAAAGGTGAACTATACCCTCCAGAGTTTTTCTACCACCCCATACTAGTGGCAGTTTCTTACCAGGGGAGGCATTCACTTATGAGATGACCATTGTACGTACGCAGGACTAGTGCTGCTAGACAGTACAGTGGAGAACACAACATGTGTAGAGTTCTATGGCAAatgcagcaaaacatttcaaggCTGGAACATTCTGATCCTGAAAGATCTCATTCCAACTTCACCAGAAGGGCTTCATTTCAGTCAGAAAAGCCCATTTTGAGGGACAATCACCTTTGGTAAGattggaacaatactggaacacTTCTGGTGAGGTTAGACCATTTTGACCTTGACCTCTACTCAAATCTTTAATGCAGGAGTGAgcaagccttccagatgtttgggataATAATACTCATAACCCAGGTAAGTTGCCTGAAAgagatgggagttggagtccaagatatctggagaaattcagagTGTTTCCCTCAACAGTAGTCATTACAGCTCTCATTTGTGGCCTGTGATTTGCAGGCTGTCCTACATTAATCTTGAGTTTGATCCAAGCATGACCTGAAAATGAGCACCCTAGAACAATTGCAGACCCTTTTTTGCTCATCATACCTCCAATTCGAGCCTGGTAGTCACACACTCTTCCATCTTCTGTCTTTTGAGAGTCACACTTCCACTAAATGAAACAGAGCGAAGCTTAGAAAAATGCACTCTTGGTGGCCGGCTTGATTGCCTGTTCTCATTTTCTGCTTCAAATGTATAGTTCAAAACTGGAGAAAGGAGAAGTgtggagaggaaggagaaaaaacaaaacacttggAAATAGTAAGGCTAAGAGATACAGCACAATAAAGATTGCACTCCATCCAAGCTAGGTCTGAGAAGAAAACCACCCCACATGGCTAGCCAACTATCCAAATGCTGCCCCTAAACATCAGATCTTTCAGAATCAAGAGGCCAAGTTCTGGTGACTGTGAGCTGAGACACACCCAGAACACCCAGGCTGGAAGATCTAGATGGACttcttttttgttcttcaaaCTCAACTCAAAGGGCAAGGTTGTCCTACAAAGAAAGTAGCTTTGGAGAAAATTCCTCCCAGATGTATCTTTCCCTGCATTGCCCTAGTGGAGTATCCGCGTACCCAAAGAAACCAGGGTGAGAAAACTAAATTTCTGAAATCATCCACAAAAGTAATAAGGATGCTAAGAAACATTCAAGACTTTCTAACTGGAGCTTGACTCTTTGTTACTATGTTAGTTGTGTTGGTGATTAGTTTGCTtgacagcaatatggaagtgatttgccccgTCTTCTTCCACATTTTACTTCCTATTGTAACTTACAGCCTTAGGATTCCTGGTggcctctcatccaagtactaacaaggCCAGAaactacttcattttttttcagaatcaacAAAGTACTGTTAACTGCTGAGGCAATAATGATAGGCAAGTATTACTATAAAAACTTACTTATTTTTTGATTGAAGTTACTCTCGCTAGCTGTATATTCAAAACATGATCTAATGTTcaggctgcaaaaattcaagaGGATAgaagtgattttaaaaagagagttcTATACAGCTGACATTTTGTTAAGAGTTATTGGAAGCTCAGGAAGGACCTCTCTTTGAGAGTCCTTCCTCTTATATTGCACTCAAACACATTTTTCAGATAGCTAAGGTTCAGTGTATCAGTTACCCTAATAGCACAGGGTTGCACTGGAGTTGATTCATTTCAAAGCCAGTGACATAGTGTGCAAAGCCTTCTATCTCTTGGAAAGCTTCCACATTGTGACTTTATCCTTGCCAGCTTCAGGAAACTGAAATAATGTTAGTGTGGAGTTGCAGGCTCCATCAGGCACTGGAAGTGTTGGATATGCATCTTGATCTGCACCTGAGCAAAGAGTTCCAACTAATCGTTGAAGCTTCCTAGCCCTGTTGCTCAAGCCACTTGTTGACCTGACCTTTCCAAACAAGCCAGCAATGAGAAGAATAAGGAAATGGAGCATCATCCTCTGCTTGCCTTGCCTTCTCCTTCTGGGCCAACACTGGAGTTTTCTCAGCTCTATCTGGAGATGCTAGAGCATGAATCTGGGTCCTCTGCATACAAAGCATATGCTCTACCACAGAGTTATGACCGTCCTTAAATGAAGGGATGCTGTATTTATTCCATTCTACTAATTTCTGAAAGAGCCATCCTAAGAGTAAAAGGATCAATGGGCTGATTGAGTAACCCACATGACCATACACCATGAAGCTGAAGATGACTAAAGTGCCCATGTAAATCACTTGCATGTAAGTCCATTtgctaaaaatgaaaacaaaaataaaaggttCGGTGGCTCACCAAAGGTTACTGGACACTTCACAGTTCCTCATATTCAGATCAATTTTGTCTGGAGAGATCATCATGGTTTTCTTAATGCTTATCACAGGCCTTGATCTTGTGAGAAGTGAGGCAAGGAGAGAAAAGgacattaaaataaaagtaataagaggaaagaggaaatgtaTTATactaataaacagtaaaaataactTGAAGCTTCAGGATTAGGATGTCACACAAGGAGAATGAAAGCTaccctgctttgttttgtgtaATAGTACATTAAAGTCACATCTATGGGTAACTGGCTCCACCCCCAATCACTATTTTGCATCTGGCTCCACTCCCACCCACTATTTTGGACCCATCTGTTACTGGTATATTCTGAGGTtttgataaaaaacaaagat contains:
- the ITGA6 gene encoding integrin alpha-6 isoform X1, whose translation is MLPLFYLCLLPGILRAFNLDTDNVVKWNGEPGSFFGFSLAMHQQLNPNRRLLLVGAPRQKAFPSQQANRTGGLFSCDITTPDLPCTRIKFDETDDPTKESKEDQWMGVTVRSQGPGGKVVTCAHRYEKRYYVNTEQETRDIIGRCYVLNQDLSSDSGDWSFCNGRLRGHEKFGSCQQGVAAMFTRDDHYIVFGAPGTYNWKGVVHAEQRNHTLDLMGIFDDGPYEVGSERLQKETLVPVPANSYLGFSLDSGKGIVSREDVTFVSGAPRANHSGAVVLLRKDSNIERALSPVHIFEGEGLASSFGYDVAVVDLNSDGWQDIVVGAPQYFDRDGEIGGAAYVYINQQGKWDRVKPIRLNGSTDSMFGIAVENVGDVNKDGFPDIAVGAPYDGDFGKLYLYHGSRNGINTKPAQILDGETNNVIFFGYSITGNMDLDGNSYPDIAVGSLSDSVSVYRSRPVISIKKTMMISPDKIDLNMRNCEVSSNLCLNIRSCFEYTASESNFNQKIILNYTFEAENENRQSSRPPRVHFSKLRSVSFSGSVTLKRQKMEECVTTRLELEEKIKDKLRPIPVSLSIAIHTPETSLQPRRRQGRSLPDLLPILDASEPNTIHAEVQFLKEGCGSDNVCHSNLKMHYRFCTKEGNEDKFAYFPMENNVPVLVLKDQRDIALEITVTNSPSNAMYPMKDGEDAHAAKFLATFPDSLIYSAFREWNSFPEKLLTCGANPNGSQVECELGNPFRRNSTVTFYVILSTTKVNVDTKELDINLKLETTSNQTNLEPITAKAKVVIELLLSLTGVAKPSQVYFGGNIIGESAMKSEDDIGSLIEYEFRITNLGKPLKTFGTAFLEIMWPKELKGGKWLLYLVSIHSKELGELQCTPQDEINLLKVQGSQNSRIKREVAEKRTDGSKSFSLFPERKYKTLECNEEANCVNITCSLQGLDSKALVVLRSRLWNSTFLEEFYKMNYLDIPVKARIGISAVDNLKLTNEATSVRVTVFPAKTVALYKGVPWWIILVAILAGLLMLALLVFLLWKCGFFQRSRYDDSIPRYHAVRIRKEERQIKDGKTKENHAKKQWITKWNGNESYS
- the ITGA6 gene encoding integrin alpha-6 isoform X3 — protein: MLPLFYLCLLPGILRAFNLDTDNVVKWNGEPGSFFGFSLAMHQQLNPNRRLLLVGAPRQKAFPSQQANRTGGLFSCDITTPDLPCTRIKFDETDDPTKESKEDQWMGVTVRSQGPGGKVVTCAHRYEKRYYVNTEQETRDIIGRCYVLNQDLSSDSGDWSFCNGRLRGHEKFGSCQQGVAAMFTRDDHYIVFGAPGTYNWKGVVHAEQRNHTLDLMGIFDDGPYEVGSERLQKETLVPVPANSYLGLLFMTSVSYANPDQFVYKTLPPSARVDKPADLMMNSYLGFSLDSGKGIVSREDVTFVSGAPRANHSGAVVLLRKDSNIERALSPVHIFEGEGLASSFGYDVAVVDLNSDGWQDIVVGAPQYFDRDGEIGGAAYVYINQQGKWDRVKPIRLNGSTDSMFGIAVENVGDVNKDGFPDIAVGAPYDGDFGKLYLYHGSRNGINTKPAQILDGETNNVIFFGYSITGNMDLDGNSYPDIAVGSLSDSVSVYRSRPVISIKKTMMISPDKIDLNMRNCEVSSNLCLNIRSCFEYTASESNFNQKIILNYTFEAENENRQSSRPPRVHFSKLRSVSFSGSVTLKRQKMEECVTTRLELEEKIKDKLRPIPVSLSIAIHTPETSLQPRRRQGRSLPDLLPILDASEPNTIHAEVQFLKEGCGSDNVCHSNLKMHYRFCTKEGNEDKFAYFPMENNVPVLVLKDQRDIALEITVTNSPSNAMYPMKDGEDAHAAKFLATFPDSLIYSAFREWNSFPEKLLTCGANPNGSQVECELGNPFRRNSTVTFYVILSTTKVNVDTKELDINLKLETTSNQTNLEPITAKAKVVIELLLSLTGVAKPSQVYFGGNIIGESAMKSEDDIGSLIEYEFRITNLGKPLKTFGTAFLEIMWPKELKGGKWLLYLVSIHSKELGELQCTPQDEINLLKVQGSQNSRIKREVAEKRTDGSKSFSLFPERKYKTLECNEEANCVNITCSLQGLDSKALVVLRSRLWNSTFLEEFYKMNYLDIPVKARIGISAVDNLKLTNEATSVRVTVFPAKTVALYKGVPWWIILVAILAGLLMLALLVFLLWKCGFFQRSRYDDSIPRYHAVRIRKEERQIKDGKTKENHAKKQWITKWNGNESYS